A genomic window from Brassica oleracea var. oleracea cultivar TO1000 chromosome C8, BOL, whole genome shotgun sequence includes:
- the LOC106311548 gene encoding importin subunit alpha-4-like, whose product MSLRPSTRAELRKKIYKTGVDADEARRRREDNLVEIRKNKREDSLLKKRREGMMLQQQQQPLGAGLDALQSAAAVEKRLEGIPMMVQGVYYDDPQAQLEATTQFRKLLSIERSPPIDEVIKAGVIPRFVEFLGRQDHPQLQFEAAWALTNVASGTSDHTRVVIEHGAVPIFVELLSSASDDVREQAVWALGNVAGDSPNCRNLVLSCGALIPLLSQLNENSKLSMLRNATWTLSNFCRGKPPTPFEEVKPALPVLRQLIYLNDEEVLTDACWALSYLSDGPNDKIQAVIQAGVCPRLVELLSHPSPTVLIPALRTVGNIVTGDDSQTQFIIDSGVLPHLYNLLTQNHKKSIKKEACWTISNITAGNQAQIEAVVGAGLVLPLVHLLQNAEFDIKKEAAWAISNATSGGSHEQIQYLVNQGCIKPICDLLICPDPRIVTVCLEGLENILKISEADKEMGLNGGVNLYAQIIEESDGLDKIENLQSHDNNEIYEKAVKILERYWAEEEDEEQILTDGGNENPQQGFSFGNNQPAAPPGGFKFG is encoded by the exons ATGTCGCTGAGGCCGAGCACACGCGCGGAGCTGAGGAAGAAGATATACAAGACAGGTGTTGACGCCGATGAAGCTAGGCGGAGGAGAGAGGACAACCTCGTGGAGATCAGAAAAAACAAACGCGAGGACAGTCTCCTCAAGAAACGCCGCGAAGGGATGATGCTCCAGCAGCAGCAGCAGCCTCTCGGAGCTGGTCTCGACGCCCTCCAGAGCGCTGCCGCCGTTGAGAAACGA CTAGAAGGTATCCCAATGATGGTACAAGGTGTTTATTATGATGATCCCCAAGCTCAGCTAGAAGCCACTACTCAATTTAGAAAGTTATTATCTATAG AGCGCAGTCCTCCGATAGATGAAGTGATCAAAGCTGGTGTTATCCCACGTTTTGTTGAGTTTCTTGGAAGGCAAGACCACCCACAACTTCAG TTTGAGGCTGCGTGGGCTTTGACCAACGTTGCCTCAGGAACATCAGATCATACTCGGGTTGTGATTGAACATGGGGCGGTACCTATCTTCGTTGAGCTTCTTAGCTCTGCTAGTGATGACGTTCGAGAGCAG GCAGTGTGGGCCTTGGGGAATGTTGCTGGAGACTCGCCAAACTGCAGGAACCTTGTTCTCAGCTGTGGTGCTCTTATACCATTGCTGTCTCAGTTAAACGAAAATTCAAAGTTATCCATGCTAAGGAATGCTACATGGACCTTGTCCAACTTTTGTCGTGGGAAACCACCAACACCTTTTGAAGAG GTGAAGCCTGCCCTGCCAGTTCTTCGGCAGCTTATCTATCTAAATGATGAAGAAGTTCTCACAGATGCCTGCTGGGCTCTCTCCTACCTTTCAGATGGCCCCAATGATAAGATTCAGGCTGTGATCCAGGCTGGTGTCTGTCCACGACTTGTGGAGCTTCTGAG TCATCCATCACCTACGGTTCTCATTCCTGCACTTCGAACTGTTGGGAACATTGTAACTGGTGATGACTCTCAGACACAG TTTATAATTGATAGTGGCGTACTTCCACACCTTTATAATTTACTTACGCAAAATCACAAGAAGAGTATCAAAAAAGAAGCTTGTTGGACTATCTCAAATATCACTGCTGGGAACCAAGCTCAGATAGAG GCTGTGGTTGGTGCTGGATTAGTACTTCCTCTTGTGCACTTGCTCCAGAACGCTGAGTTCGATATAAAGAAGGAAGCTGCCTGGGCCATTTCCAATGCCACATCAGGAGGGTCTCATGAGCAGATTCA ATATTTGGTGAACCAAGGCTGCATCAAACCTATTTGTGATCTACTGATCTGCCCTGACCCTAGGATTGTGACAGTGTGCCTCGAAGGTCTTGAAAACATTCTCAAGATCAGTGAGGCTGACAAGGAGATGGGACTAAACGGTGGGGTGAATCTCTATGCTCAGATAATAGAAGAGTCCGATGGACTAGACAAAATCGAAAACCTTCAGTCCCATGACAACAACGAGATATATGAGAAGGCTGTTAAGATCTTGGAGAGATATTGGGCTGAAGAAGAAGATGAAGAGCAGATTCTGACAGACGGTGGGAACGAGAATCCACAACAGGGATTCAGTTTCGGTAATAACCAGCCAGCTGCTCCTCCTGGTGGATTTAAGTTTGGCTAA
- the LOC106311552 gene encoding uncharacterized protein LOC106311552 translates to MGLVTEEVRAKAEKYTGDEICREKTKVFLKEISMPNGLLPLKDIEEVGYDRESGVVWLKQKQSITHKFETIDKLVSYGTEVTAVVQTGKIKKLTGVKAKELLIWVSVSEIYTEEKEKITFKSPTTLSRTFPVPAFIVPEEVEPAKEEPVKEKSSEAAEVTEAVAVKEA, encoded by the coding sequence ATGGGTTTGGTCACAGAGGAGGTGAGAGCTAAGGCAGAGAAGTACACCGGAGATGAGATATGCCGAGAGAAAACAAAAGTCTTCCTCAAGGAAATATCTATGCCCAATGGCTTACTACCGTTGAAGGACATTGAAGAGGTTGGGTACGACAGAGAGTCAGGTGTTGTGTGGCTGAAGCAGAAACAGAGCATCACCCACAAGTTCGAAACGATCGATAAGCTTGTCTCCTACGGAACCGAGGTCACTGCCGTTGTCCAGACGGGTAAGATCAAGAAGCTCACTGGAGTCAAGGCCAAGGAGCTTCTCATCTGGGTCAGTGTCAGTGAGATCTATACAGAGGAGAAAGAGAAGATCACGTTCAAGTCACCAACCACACTGTCCAGGACTTTCCCTGTCCCAGCTTTTATTGTCCCAGAGGAAGTGGAACCTGCCAAGGAAGAACCTGTCAAGGAGAAGAGCAGTGAAGCCGCCGAGGTTACGGAGGCTGTTGCAGTCAAGGAGGCCTAA
- the LOC106311550 gene encoding uncharacterized protein LOC106311550, which translates to MAAAEEVVKDVGRAIEETPVGEKREREEEAETMAPWEQHASVISIPRFDYTAPSSLLHHSHSGFLVTCSIKREKSATKEAMSILGKVLLPLGEVLKSSDESKRPKLCAQETEETGENLNAEDLKPAKESVNEEHKSLMSLVKLTKSGLLLFTFPVDNSTDTTDIVSRVFQCVKSGALKAPVWCHRIFPVQATCALTEKELQETVSKLVQRFVDDKQNTLSTPVKFAAGYNRRGVEEAKGKIQKASEVLDQCPLLDRTKCFETVAAGVKAIVPDSVVDLKSPELCVMVELLPLSRIPNGSYVAAVSVLPHKLVSTKPKLAIKPLVPESKQKKGQN; encoded by the exons ATGGCTGCTGCAGAAGAAGTAGTGAAGGATGTTGGAAGAGCAATTGAGGAGACCCCTGTTGGTGAAAAGAGAGAAAGAGAAGAGGAAGCTGAAACAATGGCGCCATGGGAGCAACACGCGAGCGTCATAAGCATCCCTCGGTTCGACTACACAGCTCCCTCTTCTCTGCTTCATCATTCTCATTCCGGCTTCCTCGTCACCTGCAGCATCA AAAGAGAGAAGAGTGCTACCAAAGAGGCCATGTCCATCCTTGGAAAGGTGTTACTGCCCTTAGGTGAAGTTTTGAAGTCATCTGATGAATCTAAAAGACCAAAACTTTGTGCACAAGAGACAGAAGAAACAG GTGAGAATCTGAATGCTGAGGATCTCAAACCGGCCAAAGAAAGTGTCAATGAAGAACATAAGTCTCTCATGTCATTGGTTAAGCTGACAAAGAGTGGCTTGCTTCTTTTTACTTTCCCTGTTGACAACTCTACGGATACTACAGATATAGTGTCGAGAGTCTTCCAGTGTGTGAAATCTGGAGCTCTGAAGGCGCCAGT CTGGTGCCATCGGATATTCCCTGTACAAGCTACTTGTGCTTTGACAGAGAAAGAACTTCAGGAGACAGTATCGAAGCTTGTTCAGCGGTTTGTAGATGATAAACAAAACACACTATCAACACCAGTGAAG TTTGCAGCTGGGTATAATCGAAGAGGTGTGGAGGAGGCAAAAGGAAAGATTCAAAAAGCATCAGAGGTTCTAGACCAATGTCCTTTGCTGGACCGCACTAAATGCTTTGAAACCGTGGCGGCCGGAGTGAAAGCCATTGTACCAGATTCAGTTGTGGATCTCAAATCTCCGGAG TTATGTGTTATGGTGGAACTCTTACCGCTTTCTAGAATACCAAATGGCTCCTATGTAGCTGCTGTGTCAGTGCTCCCACATAAGCTAGTCAGCACAAAGCCTAAACTCGCCATCAAGCCTCTAGTCCCTGAGAGCAAACAGAAGAAGGGACAAAACTGA
- the LOC106311549 gene encoding probable Xaa-Pro aminopeptidase 3: MQVLARNLAQRVSRSQVISRYAYSTQRVKDIGQPTPASHPHLMAEREVTPGIRVVEYISRRKKLAELLPQNSLAIVSSAPMKMMTDVVPYTFRQEADYLYLTGCQQPGGVAVLNSEHGLCMFMPESTPNDIAWQGEVAGVDAASKVFKAEQAYPISKLPEILSDMIRSSSKVFHNDQTASQKYTNLDEFKKSASLGKVKSLSSFTHELRLIKSPAELKLMRESASIACQGLLKTMLHSKGYPDEGILAAKVEYECRIRGAQRMAFNPVVGGGSNASVIHYSRNDQRIKDGDLVLLDMGCELHGYVSDLTRTWPPCGKFSSLQEELYDLILETNKESIKLCKPGTTIRQLNTYSTDMLCDGLMKMGILKNRRLYHQLNPTSIGHYLGMDVHDSSSVGYDRPLVPGSVITIEPGVYIPSLFNCSERFQGIGIRIEDEVLITETGHEVLTGSMPKEIKHIETLLNNHCHENAAQSFASFSS; encoded by the exons ATGCAAGTACTTGCGCGGAATCTAGCTCAGAGAGTCTCAAGAAGCCAG GTGATCAGTCGCTATGCATATTCAACTCAACGGGTCAAAGACATTGGTCAGCCAACTCCAGCTTCTCATCCTCAT TTAATGGCGGAAAGAGAGGTCACACCAGGGATAAGAGTAGTGGAATACATTAGTAGAAGGAAGAAACTTGCGGAGCTTCTTCCTCAGAACAGCTTAGCCATCGTTTCTTCAGCTCCTATGAAGATGATGACAGACGTTGTTCCATATACGTTCAGACAAGAGGCTGATTATTTGTATCTAACTGGCTGCCAGCAACCGGGTGGCGTGGCTGTTTTAAACAGTGAACACGGTTTATGCATGTTCATGCCGGAATCAACTCCTAAT GACATTGCTTGGCAAGGAGAAGTAGCTGGAGTTGATGCAGCGTCAAAGGTTTTCAAGGCGGAACAAGCATATCCTATAAGCAAATTACCAGAG ATTCTTTCAGACATGATAAGAAGTTCTTCTAAAGTGTTTCACAATGATCAAACGGCCTCACAAAAATACACAAACTTGGATGAGTTTAAAAAGTCAGCATCACTTGGCAAAGTGAAGTCTCTTTCAAGTTTTACTCATGAGCTGAGGTTGATTAAATCACCTGCAGAGCTCAAATTGATGAGAGAGTCTGCTTCTATTGCCTGCCAG GGTCTTCTGAAAACAATGCTACATTCAAAAGGGTATCCTGATGAAGGCATCTTGGCAGCCAAAGTTGAGTATGAGTGTCGGATAAGAGGTGCTCAGCGAATGGC ATTCAATCCTGTAGTTGGTGGCGGTTCTAATGCTAGTGTGATCCACTATTCACGTAATGATCAGCGA ATAAAAGATGGTGATCTTGTCTTGTTGGACATGGGCTGTGAGTTACATGGTTATGTTAGTGATCTTACTCGGACATGGCCACCTTGCGGAAAATTCAGTTCTCTTCAG GAAGAGCTATATGATCTTATACTTGAGACAAACAAAGAGTCCATAAAGCTATGCAAGCCTGGTACAACCATCCGTCAGCTAAACACATATTCG ACCGATATGTTGTGCGATGGACTGATGAAGATGGGGATCTTAAAGAATCGTAGACTGTATCACCAGCTGAATCCAACATCCATAG GTCACTACCTTGGGATGGATGTGCATGATTCTTCTTCTGTAGGATATGACCGCCCTTTGGTACCCGGTTCT GTGATCACAATTGAGCCAGGAGTCTACATTCCATCTTTATTCAACTGCTCTGAAAG ATTCCAAGGGATAGGGATAAGGATTGAGGATGAAGTTCTGATCACTGAGACAGGCCACGAGGTGCTAACAGGGTCAATGCCTAAGGAGATCAAACATATAGAGACGTTATTGAATAATCACTGCCATGAAAACGCTGCTCAGAGCTTCGCCAGTTTCTCTTCCTAA
- the LOC106311551 gene encoding Golgi apparatus membrane protein-like protein ECHIDNA, producing the protein MDPNQPPVENYANPKTCLFHVLFKGAALAFYILSALFFNSFVIIFVVTVLLAALDFWVVKNVSGRILVGLRWWNEINDLGESVWKFESLDQESLARMNKKDSWLFWWTLYLAAAAWLVLGIFSLIRFQADYLLVVGVCLSLNAANIIGFTKCKKDAKKQFQQFASQTIASRFQSTVQSAFTLV; encoded by the exons ATGGATCCTAACCAG CCACCAGTTGAAAACTATGCGAATCCGAAGACGTGTCTCTTCCATGTTCTCTTCAAG GGTGCTGCGTTGGCGTTTTACATTCTCTCGGCTCTCTTCTTCAACAGCTTTGTTATTATCTTTGTGGTGACTGTTCTTCTCGCGGCACTTGACTTCTGGGTGGTTAAGAATGTGAGTGGGCGTATACTTGTTGGTCTCAGGTGGTGGAACGAGATCAATGACTTGGGTGAAAGTGTCTGGAAGTTTGAGTCTCTTGACCAGGAG TCCTTGGCTCGGATGAACAAGAAAGACTCCTGGCTTTTCTGGTGGACGCTTTACCTTGCA GCAGCTGCGTGGTTAGTCCTTGGGATATTTTCACTGATAAGGTTTCAGGCCGACTATCTGCTTGTTGTCGGCGTTTGCTTGTCCCTTAACGCGGCTAATATCATCGGCTTCACAAAGTGCAAGAAAG ATGCAAAGAAACAGTTTCAGCAGTTTGCCTCACAGACAATCGCATCACGGTTCCAGTCCACGGTACAATCTGCCTTTACCCTTGTCTGA